One Enterococcus silesiacus genomic window carries:
- a CDS encoding beta-galactosidase yields MQTFEIKEDFLLDGKPIKLISGAIHYFRMTPAQWEDSLYNLKALGANTVETYIPWNIHEPIEGSYDFEGLKNIEAFVTLAKQIGLMVILRPSVYICAEWEFGGLPAWLLKEKGIRLRSTDPRFMAKIRQYFSVLIPRLVPLQITQGGPVIMMQVENEYGSYGMEKAYLRQTKQLMEEFGIDVPLFTSDGAWEEVLDAGTLIEDDVFVTGNFGSHSKENAIVMRNFMERHGKKWPIMCMEYWDGWFNRWNEPIIKRDGSDLAAEVKAMLEVGSLNLYMFHGGTNFGFYNGCSARGALDLPQVTSYDYDALLTEAGEPTEKYYHVQRAIKEVCPDVWQAEPRKKVLTNLGSYPVNASVSLFATKDKMIKAQQTMYPLSMEEAGDGYGYMLYSANLKNYFHENKLKVIEASDRVQIYIDGEHKATQYQETVGEELTISGQVAQKEISLDVLVENLGRVNYGFKLNSPTQSKGIRGGIMQDIHFHQGYQQYPLTLSEEQLQAIDYAAGKAPQQPSFYQVKLELNDIGDTFIDCSSYGKGVIVVNGINLGRYWDIGPNQSLYCPQEFLKKGLNEVVIFETEGKEIKEVVFSEQPIYKKVTD; encoded by the coding sequence ATGCAAACGTTTGAGATAAAAGAAGATTTTTTACTAGATGGCAAACCAATCAAATTGATCAGCGGAGCAATTCATTATTTTCGAATGACACCTGCTCAATGGGAAGATAGTTTATATAATTTAAAGGCACTTGGCGCCAATACTGTGGAAACCTATATTCCTTGGAACATCCATGAACCAATCGAAGGTAGTTATGATTTTGAGGGCTTAAAAAATATTGAGGCTTTTGTCACACTTGCAAAACAAATCGGTTTAATGGTCATTTTACGTCCATCTGTTTATATCTGCGCGGAATGGGAATTCGGTGGCTTGCCAGCTTGGTTGTTGAAAGAAAAGGGAATTCGTCTTCGTTCGACTGATCCACGTTTTATGGCAAAAATTCGTCAGTATTTCAGTGTTTTGATTCCAAGGCTAGTCCCGTTACAGATAACTCAGGGCGGTCCTGTTATCATGATGCAGGTTGAAAATGAATACGGGTCTTACGGTATGGAAAAAGCATACCTGCGCCAAACAAAACAATTAATGGAAGAATTTGGGATAGATGTCCCTTTGTTTACATCGGATGGCGCTTGGGAAGAAGTGCTGGATGCTGGGACTTTAATCGAAGATGATGTATTTGTGACAGGAAATTTTGGGAGCCATTCAAAAGAAAACGCCATAGTGATGAGAAATTTTATGGAACGTCACGGGAAAAAATGGCCGATTATGTGTATGGAATACTGGGATGGCTGGTTTAATCGTTGGAATGAACCGATCATCAAGCGAGATGGATCAGATCTAGCTGCAGAAGTTAAAGCTATGCTGGAAGTCGGATCACTGAATTTATACATGTTTCATGGTGGAACAAACTTCGGTTTTTACAATGGCTGTTCTGCACGTGGTGCGCTTGATCTGCCACAAGTCACGAGCTATGATTATGATGCATTATTAACTGAAGCGGGTGAACCGACCGAAAAATATTATCACGTTCAAAGGGCAATCAAAGAAGTTTGTCCAGATGTTTGGCAAGCAGAACCACGAAAAAAAGTATTAACTAATTTAGGTTCATACCCTGTAAATGCCAGTGTTTCCTTATTTGCAACGAAAGATAAAATGATCAAGGCTCAGCAGACAATGTATCCGCTAAGCATGGAAGAAGCGGGTGATGGGTATGGCTATATGCTCTATTCAGCAAATCTAAAAAATTATTTCCATGAAAACAAATTAAAAGTCATAGAAGCTAGCGATCGTGTTCAAATCTACATTGATGGTGAGCATAAGGCGACGCAATACCAAGAAACAGTTGGAGAAGAATTGACGATAAGTGGTCAAGTAGCTCAAAAGGAAATCAGCCTAGATGTATTGGTAGAGAATCTTGGCCGAGTAAATTATGGCTTCAAGCTAAATAGCCCCACACAATCGAAAGGTATTCGCGGCGGGATCATGCAGGATATTCATTTTCACCAAGGGTATCAGCAGTATCCTTTGACCTTATCAGAAGAACAGCTACAGGCAATTGATTATGCGGCAGGTAAAGCTCCTCAACAGCCTTCATTTTATCAAGTGAAGCTGGAATTAAATGATATCGGAGATACCTTTATTGATTGCTCTAGCTATGGTAAAGGAGTTATTGTAGTCAATGGAATCAATCTTGGCCGCTACTGGGATATAGGACCGAATCAATCGTTATATTGTCCGCAAGAGTTTTTGAAAAAGGGACTCAACGAGGTCGTGATTTTTGAAACAGAGGGAAAAGAGATCAAAGAAGTCGTCTTTTCAGAGCAACCAATTTATAAAAAAGTAACTGATTAA
- a CDS encoding GntR family transcriptional regulator: MLPKYEQIKQDLLSEIKNHTFIPGDKFYSEADIKRRYSVSSITAVKALNELTSAGYLYRIQGKGTFVSKSKVSQSVKFSDIELHSLDTEKIQVVSVEEEKQPEILKELGLPASSSYYKIIRVRSFGDVPFLIHITHLPKKLVKEPISKKLAAYASVYERVRKDFDIDLFSLASIETNEIVFPDDAELLNLLQLSFREPAVKQVKHSYLPDGSVAEYIVSYKHWRYFKTKIEVEAE; the protein is encoded by the coding sequence GTGCTCCCAAAATATGAACAGATCAAACAAGATCTCTTAAGCGAAATAAAGAATCATACATTCATACCGGGTGATAAATTCTATTCAGAAGCAGACATCAAAAGAAGATATTCAGTCAGCTCCATCACGGCTGTCAAAGCGTTAAATGAACTGACCAGTGCGGGCTATCTTTATCGTATTCAAGGTAAAGGAACCTTCGTTTCAAAATCGAAGGTTTCTCAAAGCGTTAAATTTTCTGATATAGAACTTCATTCTTTAGATACTGAAAAAATCCAAGTCGTGTCAGTTGAAGAAGAAAAACAACCTGAAATTTTAAAAGAGCTCGGCTTGCCAGCTAGTAGCTCCTATTATAAAATCATCCGCGTCCGCTCTTTTGGCGATGTTCCTTTTTTAATTCATATCACCCACTTGCCAAAAAAATTAGTCAAAGAACCGATTTCAAAAAAACTGGCTGCCTACGCTAGTGTTTATGAACGCGTCCGTAAAGATTTTGATATCGATCTTTTTTCACTAGCTTCTATAGAAACTAATGAAATCGTCTTTCCTGACGATGCAGAATTACTAAATCTATTACAGTTAAGCTTTCGCGAACCAGCAGTTAAACAAGTCAAACACTCCTACTTACCAGATGGCAGCGTTGCTGAGTACATCGTTAGTTATAAACATTGGCGATATTTCAAAACGAAAATCGAAGTAGAAGCTGAATAA
- a CDS encoding PTS mannose transporter subunit IIAB, whose product MVNTRIDERLIHGQVAGIWSTSLDTQRIIVANDEAASDPLQKSSLRMAAPTSMRLSVLPVAKAAENICAGKYGKQRLFLLFKNPTDVLKFLDAGGPIETVNVGNMSYKEGAREVTKSIQVLEAEEAVFESITSKGVNITAQLVPNDPAIDFMKKLRS is encoded by the coding sequence ATTGTCAATACCCGTATCGATGAACGTTTGATTCATGGACAAGTTGCTGGAATTTGGTCAACAAGTTTGGACACACAGCGAATTATTGTTGCAAATGATGAAGCAGCCTCAGATCCGCTGCAAAAATCCTCTCTTAGAATGGCAGCGCCTACTTCTATGCGTTTATCAGTGTTACCTGTTGCTAAAGCGGCAGAAAATATTTGTGCTGGAAAGTATGGAAAACAACGTCTCTTCCTACTATTTAAAAATCCAACAGATGTTCTGAAATTTTTAGATGCTGGGGGACCGATTGAGACTGTCAATGTCGGCAATATGAGCTATAAAGAGGGTGCTCGTGAAGTGACGAAAAGTATCCAGGTTTTAGAAGCTGAAGAAGCGGTCTTTGAGTCGATTACTTCAAAAGGAGTAAATATCACAGCTCAATTGGTGCCGAACGATCCAGCAATCGATTTTATGAAGAAATTAAGAAGTTGA
- a CDS encoding PTS sorbose transporter subunit IIC, translated as MHLAAYQIILITVYAFIAINDSLISNTLTQPAIAGMISGMIMGDLKTGLMVGGTLQLMRLGIAAFGGASVPDYFTGAVLGTAFAVISGKGAEYGIGLAVPVSLLMLQLDVVARFCNVFLLHRVDKAIDNMQIKRIPRLVLSGSFLWGLSRAIPILLMLLVGDVAVTTITENTPEWLMTGLKTAGGVLPVVGVAILLRYLPTKQYIPYLLLGFFLAAYLQVPMLGVSIIGMVAAMLVFKRDSEKSVTQTVSGTSNFEGGFDGDE; from the coding sequence ATGCATTTAGCGGCGTATCAAATTATTCTTATTACGGTTTATGCTTTTATTGCGATTAATGATTCACTTATTTCAAATACATTGACACAGCCGGCGATCGCTGGAATGATCTCAGGAATGATCATGGGCGATCTCAAAACAGGATTGATGGTCGGAGGAACGTTGCAGCTTATGCGTTTGGGGATTGCAGCATTCGGTGGTGCTTCTGTTCCAGATTACTTTACGGGTGCAGTGTTAGGAACGGCTTTTGCGGTGATTTCTGGAAAAGGTGCAGAATACGGGATCGGTTTAGCTGTCCCAGTATCTTTATTGATGCTTCAATTAGACGTTGTCGCTCGGTTTTGTAATGTGTTTCTTTTACACCGTGTCGATAAAGCAATCGATAATATGCAGATTAAACGGATTCCTCGTTTAGTTCTTTCAGGTTCATTTTTATGGGGCCTATCTCGTGCTATCCCGATTTTATTGATGTTGCTAGTCGGAGATGTTGCGGTTACAACGATAACTGAAAATACGCCAGAATGGTTAATGACTGGTTTAAAAACAGCGGGCGGTGTTTTACCAGTTGTCGGGGTAGCGATTTTACTACGTTACTTGCCGACTAAACAATATATCCCCTATTTACTTTTAGGCTTTTTCTTAGCCGCTTATCTACAAGTGCCAATGTTGGGTGTTTCGATCATTGGGATGGTTGCAGCAATGTTAGTGTTTAAACGAGATAGTGAGAAATCAGTCACTCAAACAGTTTCTGGTACAAGCAACTTTGAAGGAGGATTTGATGGGGATGAGTAA
- a CDS encoding PTS fructose transporter subunit IID — MGMSNQKLTKQELNAISWRYIVGSQLNWNYERMMSSGYLYGILPVLKKFYGHDEKQFQDMMRTHNQFFNTNAIFGNLIMGIDVAIEEQDGYKAKDTIVALKTALMGSLAGVGDSLFHVIWGTIFGSVAGTLAQNGSVVGCVIWIVANIALLFGRAALLPLGYKQGVKLVTTLKDKLSAFTNAATVLGVTVIGALIPSVIKATVPFVYKKDGVELVIQDTLDAILPSLVPILLVLLTYWMLGQKKLNSTRVIWIILILSIALSAFGILG, encoded by the coding sequence ATGGGGATGAGTAATCAAAAACTAACAAAACAAGAATTAAATGCAATTAGCTGGCGTTATATTGTAGGTAGTCAATTGAATTGGAACTACGAACGTATGATGAGTTCAGGTTATTTATATGGTATTTTACCTGTATTAAAAAAATTCTATGGACATGATGAAAAACAATTTCAAGATATGATGCGCACGCACAATCAATTTTTTAATACCAATGCTATTTTTGGAAACTTGATCATGGGGATCGATGTTGCGATTGAAGAACAAGACGGTTACAAAGCTAAAGACACGATCGTAGCGTTAAAAACAGCGTTGATGGGTTCACTAGCTGGTGTTGGCGATTCATTATTCCATGTGATTTGGGGAACGATTTTTGGCTCAGTTGCTGGAACACTTGCACAAAATGGTTCCGTTGTAGGCTGTGTGATTTGGATCGTAGCCAATATCGCTTTGTTGTTTGGGCGGGCGGCGTTATTGCCACTTGGGTACAAACAAGGGGTCAAATTAGTGACAACTTTAAAAGATAAATTATCAGCATTTACGAATGCAGCGACAGTTTTAGGAGTGACTGTGATAGGTGCGTTGATTCCTTCTGTGATCAAAGCCACAGTGCCGTTTGTATATAAAAAAGATGGTGTTGAATTAGTCATTCAAGATACATTAGATGCAATTTTACCTTCGTTGGTCCCGATTCTTTTAGTGCTTTTGACGTATTGGATGTTAGGGCAAAAAAAATTAAACTCCACACGAGTGATTTGGATCATTTTGATTCTTTCAATTGCGTTAAGTGCGTTTGGAATTTTAGGATAA
- a CDS encoding ketohydroxyglutarate aldolase: MKRVEILSRLEKTGVVAVVRGATKEEALKASHAIIEGGMTGIELTFTVPQADEVIKELVAVYSDRLDIVIGAGTVLDAVTARLAIMAGAEYVVSPSFNRETAELCNLYQVPYLPGCMTITEVQEALKSGADIVKLFPGSVYGPSIISAFMAPMPQVSIMPTGGVNLDNMADWFKAGAVTVGVGGDLLAPVAIGDFQKVTETARHYAAKLKEIKG, translated from the coding sequence ATGAAACGAGTCGAAATCTTATCTCGTTTAGAGAAAACAGGCGTGGTTGCGGTTGTGCGCGGTGCGACGAAAGAAGAAGCTTTAAAAGCTAGTCACGCGATCATTGAAGGTGGCATGACAGGGATTGAATTGACCTTCACTGTGCCGCAAGCTGATGAAGTGATCAAGGAATTAGTGGCAGTTTACAGTGATCGTTTGGACATTGTGATTGGTGCAGGTACTGTGTTAGATGCGGTAACAGCTCGACTAGCGATTATGGCAGGAGCAGAATATGTCGTTAGCCCAAGCTTTAATCGGGAAACAGCGGAACTTTGTAATTTGTACCAAGTTCCATATTTACCAGGCTGTATGACGATTACTGAAGTGCAAGAAGCGTTGAAAAGCGGAGCGGATATCGTGAAATTATTTCCAGGAAGCGTGTATGGACCAAGTATCATCTCTGCCTTTATGGCACCGATGCCACAAGTGAGCATTATGCCGACAGGCGGTGTCAATTTAGACAATATGGCCGATTGGTTTAAGGCTGGAGCAGTAACGGTTGGCGTTGGTGGCGATTTATTAGCGCCAGTGGCCATCGGAGATTTTCAAAAAGTGACAGAAACAGCCCGTCACTATGCAGCAAAATTAAAAGAAATTAAGGGATGA
- a CDS encoding 2-dehydro-3-deoxygluconokinase, whose amino-acid sequence MGKVVTLGEIMLRFSTQAGNRFVQSDSLQAHYGGGEANVGISLANYGHEVVFASKVPDTTLGEAVRQHLWKYHVDTRYLLAGGKRLGTYYLETGIGERSASVIYDRAGSSFAEMEGLEWDLATLFNDVDIFHISGITPALSKSWQTMTLELIKQARKFGCKVSFDINYRSKLWSQKEAGQTIRQLLPYVDYCSAGKLDAVNLLGIANEPDDEEHEVAFYYEKMQKLFPNIQLFYSTKRTVHSASANQLIGTLWHNQQYYESAIHEIDPIVDRVGAGDAFAGGILHGMLEKMQPQAIVDFATAAAALKHTVYGDCNQFSKEEVADFLTCGSGKIMR is encoded by the coding sequence ATGGGGAAAGTGGTGACTTTAGGTGAAATCATGCTGCGCTTTTCAACGCAGGCGGGAAATCGTTTCGTTCAAAGCGACTCTTTACAGGCTCATTATGGCGGCGGTGAGGCCAATGTTGGGATTTCTTTGGCGAATTACGGACATGAAGTTGTTTTTGCGAGTAAAGTACCAGATACGACTTTAGGTGAAGCGGTCCGTCAACATTTATGGAAGTATCATGTGGATACGCGTTATCTGCTTGCAGGCGGCAAGCGCTTAGGTACTTATTATCTGGAAACAGGGATCGGTGAACGGTCAGCATCAGTTATTTATGACCGAGCAGGTTCTAGTTTTGCTGAAATGGAAGGACTTGAATGGGATTTAGCTACTTTATTTAATGATGTGGATATTTTTCATATCTCAGGAATTACGCCAGCGCTATCAAAGTCTTGGCAGACAATGACTCTTGAACTAATCAAGCAAGCTCGAAAATTTGGCTGTAAAGTTAGTTTTGATATCAATTATCGTAGTAAATTGTGGAGTCAAAAAGAAGCAGGACAAACCATCCGGCAACTGTTGCCATATGTCGATTATTGTTCAGCTGGAAAATTAGATGCAGTTAATTTATTGGGAATTGCAAATGAGCCAGATGATGAAGAGCATGAAGTAGCTTTTTATTATGAAAAAATGCAAAAACTGTTTCCCAATATCCAACTATTTTATTCAACGAAACGAACAGTCCATTCAGCCAGTGCCAACCAATTGATTGGGACACTTTGGCACAATCAACAGTATTACGAATCAGCAATCCATGAAATCGATCCGATCGTAGACCGAGTGGGAGCAGGCGATGCTTTTGCTGGCGGGATCTTGCACGGAATGCTAGAAAAAATGCAGCCTCAAGCAATCGTCGATTTTGCTACGGCAGCAGCGGCATTGAAGCATACAGTTTATGGAGATTGTAATCAATTCAGTAAAGAAGAAGTCGCTGACTTTTTAACATGCGGCTCAGGAAAAATAATGCGATAG
- a CDS encoding 5-keto-4-deoxyuronate isomerase (4-deoxy-L-threo-5-hexosulose-uronate ketol-isomerase; catalyzes the interconversion of 4-deoxy-L-threo-5-hexosulose uronate to 3-deoxy-D-glycero-2,5-hexodiulosonate): protein MQNMDNRYTHSPEDIRHYSTEELRREFLVEKVFTPGEISLTYTHNDRMIFGGVTPTTEPLEIVLTKELGVDYFLERRELGVINIGGPGSITIDGQTESMKKQDGYYIGKETKQVVFQSDDPKNPAKFYVNSVPAHHKYPNVKISIDQIKPMETGEALSLNKRRIYQYIHPNVCESCQLQMGYTVLEPGSSWNTMPCHTHERRMEAYLYFDYASEDTRVFHMMGKPDETKHLVVANEQAIISPSWSIHSGVGTGDYTFIWSMCGENITYTDMDMVPMDQLK, encoded by the coding sequence ATGCAAAATATGGATAATAGATACACACATAGCCCGGAGGATATCCGTCACTATTCAACAGAAGAATTACGTAGAGAGTTTTTAGTCGAAAAAGTGTTTACACCAGGTGAAATCAGTTTGACCTATACTCATAATGACCGGATGATCTTTGGCGGTGTAACACCGACAACAGAACCATTAGAAATTGTATTAACAAAAGAATTAGGTGTGGATTATTTCTTGGAGCGCAGAGAACTCGGTGTAATCAATATCGGCGGTCCAGGCTCGATCACAATTGATGGTCAAACAGAATCTATGAAAAAACAAGATGGCTATTATATCGGAAAAGAAACCAAACAAGTAGTTTTTCAGTCAGATGATCCAAAAAATCCAGCTAAATTCTATGTCAATAGCGTGCCTGCACATCATAAATACCCGAATGTGAAAATCAGTATCGACCAAATCAAACCGATGGAAACGGGCGAAGCATTATCACTAAATAAACGCAGAATCTATCAATATATTCATCCAAATGTTTGTGAAAGCTGCCAGCTACAAATGGGATATACAGTTTTAGAACCGGGAAGCTCATGGAATACGATGCCGTGTCATACTCATGAACGTCGCATGGAAGCCTATCTTTATTTTGACTATGCAAGCGAAGATACTCGTGTATTCCATATGATGGGCAAACCCGATGAAACCAAGCATTTAGTTGTCGCTAATGAACAAGCAATCATTTCACCTAGCTGGTCGATCCACTCAGGTGTGGGAACAGGCGATTATACCTTTATCTGGTCAATGTGCGGCGAAAATATTACCTATACGGACATGGATATGGTGCCGATGGATCAACTAAAATAG
- a CDS encoding gluconate 5-dehydrogenase (Involved in the nonphosphorylative, ketogenic oxidation of glucose and oxidizes gluconate to 5-ketogluconate), with the protein MDFNMDMFRLDGKVALVTGAVHGIGLEIAKSLATAGATIVFNNLSQESVDKGLAIYQEAGIEARGYACDVTDEEAVQATVKQIKEEVGSIDILVNNAGIIKRIPMIEMSAAEFRQVVDVDLNAPFIMAKAVIPDMIEKGGGKIINICSMMSELGRETVSAYAAAKGGLKMLTKNIAAEYGQYNIQCNGIGPGYIATPQTAPLREKQDNGERHPFDQFIVGRTPAARWGEPVDLSGPAVFLASSASDFVNGHILYVDGGILAYIGKQP; encoded by the coding sequence ATGGATTTCAATATGGACATGTTTCGTTTAGATGGAAAAGTAGCGTTGGTTACAGGAGCCGTTCATGGGATCGGCTTAGAGATTGCGAAATCATTAGCTACTGCAGGAGCAACGATTGTTTTTAATAACTTATCTCAAGAATCTGTCGATAAAGGACTTGCCATTTACCAAGAAGCTGGCATTGAGGCGCGAGGCTATGCTTGTGATGTAACCGATGAAGAAGCAGTTCAAGCAACGGTCAAGCAAATCAAAGAAGAGGTTGGTTCAATCGATATTTTAGTGAATAATGCAGGAATCATCAAACGCATTCCAATGATCGAAATGTCGGCAGCTGAATTTAGACAAGTGGTAGACGTAGATTTGAATGCACCATTTATCATGGCTAAAGCAGTTATTCCAGATATGATTGAAAAAGGCGGCGGCAAAATCATCAATATCTGCTCAATGATGAGTGAGTTAGGTAGAGAAACGGTGAGTGCCTATGCAGCGGCTAAAGGTGGGCTTAAGATGCTGACGAAAAATATTGCTGCTGAGTATGGTCAATATAATATTCAGTGCAATGGTATTGGACCAGGTTACATTGCTACACCACAAACAGCACCGCTAAGAGAAAAACAAGACAATGGTGAACGTCATCCTTTTGATCAATTTATCGTAGGAAGAACACCAGCAGCGCGTTGGGGAGAACCAGTCGATCTAAGTGGTCCAGCAGTCTTTTTAGCGTCAAGTGCTTCAGATTTTGTGAATGGTCATATTTTATATGTAGATGGTGGCATTTTAGCTTACATTGGCAAACAACCATAA